The following are from one region of the Sorghum bicolor cultivar BTx623 chromosome 2, Sorghum_bicolor_NCBIv3, whole genome shotgun sequence genome:
- the LOC8084981 gene encoding SNF2 domain-containing protein CLASSY 1, giving the protein MVKGSTGHHNNPIGSVPFEAFHNGSWHGVNSIRIRDGALLVKFVSSGSTVQHDIDGSYLRIRSRKATCSDCSHVLKPGADVCVWQATYGGETKDSVPLCRDARLIKIKRNHQLDRCLCLFAVIFYKDQCPGSKEKVISGTIADVVTIDDVCILQNLQSEELQDGSVQWNSAVDCFHHNRSKLLSARFSLEVAYLIVLSSLRGMEFSIKLVDGNIIYQIIKGDQARYSIDSMSIPPGFGKSMDIISFKPRAEALRPIIRTVLITQVKEDNLIEDGCTAVKHESDSAQDVEVLYEHVDIRRSKRMKTQPDRFTSYDAPNFNRTYNKKEAYGPSNKNENSESDLSFYSSEQTESSDEEVLGNPGVKKKVSRSFVVKEDPRSMKGQHKYPVKRNQCSLPIKENQTSMETKKNATDQGCSDSHIPHTPAKNIEKCNRPTFRLKSFASSRSLDGNSEPAFCQKRGRKRKKGMCQREYKRMIEQCIGNIQCEVERDSDFKIDAQILNGCGHAYQEEDFMWPSSADSQEEKDELQELWKEMDYALATVAIDEQKQTTDSEADHESNTDLGKRGEHCHHDCMLDEQLGLTCRLCNVVCTEAKDIFPPMFTGKDHKRLEQSHFGQDDHVLDLSFFEICAPESSKSKESGNVWSSIPVLEPKLLAHQRKAFEFIWKNLAGSLQLEEMDDSTSRGGCVVAHTPGAGKTLLLISFLVSYLKVHPRSRPLVLTPKAAIHTWRREFQKWGILLPLHVLHHSNRTSKLMRGLSSKLQVVLKNFHQPTWKTMRIMDCLDKLCKWHEEPSILLMTYSSFLSLTKEDSKLHHQEFITKVLMNNPGLLILDEGHNPRSNKSKLRKLLMKVKTEFRILLSGTVFQNNFEEYFNTLSLARPRFVNDVMTTLVPESEKKTRSRTGKHQEALARRIFVERVGQKIESSSKHDRMDGISLLNDLTHGFIDSFEGTKLNILPGIHVYTLFMKPTDVQEEVLAKLSMPLADNARYLLEIELLITIASIHPWLINTTRCASTYFTPAEVARVGKYKRNFAVGCKAKFVIDLLHKSSFRGERVLIFCHNVAPITFLVKLIEIVFGWRLGQEVLVLQGDQELPVRSDVMDKFNSDREGKRKVLIASTTACAEGISLTGASRLVMLDSEWNHSKTRQAIARAFRPGQERMVFVYLLVASGTWEEDKYNSNRRKAWIAKMVFFGRYFDDPMQNRVTEIDDEVLKELADEDETNTFHMIVKQD; this is encoded by the exons ATGGTCAAGGGATCCACAGGCCACCACAACAACCCCATCGGTTCAGTTC CGTTCGAAGCGTTTCATAACGGATCATGGCATGGAGTGAATTCTATAAGGATACGGGATGGTGCTTTGCTTGTAAAATTTGTCTCCTCTGGATCCACAGTTCAGCATGACATTGATGGGTCCTATCTGCGCATACGTTCTAGAAAGGCAACTTGCTCTGATTGCTCACATGTTCTCAAGCCGGGCGCTGATGTCTGCGTATGGCAAGCCACTTACGGAGGAGAAACAAAAGATTCG GTACCGTTGTGTCGTGATGCAAGGCTCATCAAAATCAAGAGAAATCATCAATTGGATCGGTGCCTCTGCTTGTTTGCCGTTATTTTCTATAAAGACCAGTGCCCGGGCAGCAAAGAAAAAGTGATATCTGGTACAATAGCTGACGTAGTGACGATAGACGATGTTTGCATCTTGCAAAATCTCCAATCTGAGGAGCTCCAGGATGGAAGCGTGCAATGGAATTCTGCAGTGGACTGCTTCCATCATAATAGAAGTAAGCTGCTGAGTGCTAGATTCTCCCTAGAAGTCGCATACCTGATAGTTTTGTCTAGCCTGAGGGGAATGGAATTCAGCATCAAGCTGGTTGATGGCAATATCATTTATCAGATCATCAAAGGAGACCAAGCACGGTATAGTATTGATTCCATGAGCATACCTCCAGGTTTTGGGAAGAGCATGGACATAATATCATTCAAACCACGTGCTGAGGCTTTACGCCCAATTATCAGAACAGTTCTAATCACTCAGGTTAAAGAAGACAATCTCATAGAAGATGGGTGTACCGCAGTGAAGCACGAATCTGATAGTGCACAAGATGTTGAAGTCTTGTATGAGCATGTGGACATAAGACGCTCAAAGCGTATGAAAACTCAACCAGACCGCTTTACTAGTTATGATGCACCTAATTTCAATCGGACCTACAACAAGAAAGAAGCATATGGACCATCTAATAAGAATGAAAATTCAGAGAGCGACTTGAGTTTTTATTCATCAGAGCAGacagaatcaagtgatgaagaGGTCTTAGGAAATCCTGGGGTGAAGAAAAAAGTTTCCAGGTCTTTCGTGGTCAAGGAAGACCCAAGGTCTATGAAAGGCCAACACAAATACCCAGTGAAAAGAAATCAGTGCTCTTTGCCTATAAAAGAAAACCAAACCTCCATGGAAACAAAGAAGAACGCAACAGACCAAGGGTGTTCAGATTCTCATATTCCACATACGCCTGCAAAGAATATAGAGAAGTGCAATCGTCCAACATTTCGACTAAAGTCATTTGCTTCCTCTCGAAGCCTAGATGGCAATAGTGAACCAGCATTCTGCCAAAAGAGGGgtaggaaaagaaagaaaggcaTGTGCCAAAGAGAGTACAAGCGAATGATAGAACAATGCATTGGAAATATCCAGTGTGAAGTGGAGAGAGATTCTGACTTTAAGATTGATGCCCAGATATTGAATGGCTGTGGACATGCTTACCAAGAAGAGGATTTTATGTGGCCATCTTCCGCTGATAGTCAAGAGGAGAAGGATGAGCTTCAAGAATTGTGGAAAGAAATGGACTATGCACTGGCCACAGTAGCAATTGATGAGCAAAAGCAG ACAACAGATTCAGAAGCCGATCATGAGAGCAATACTGATttaggaaaaagaggagaacacTGTCATCATGACTGCATGCTGGACGAACAGCTTGGTCTGACCTGCAGACTGTGCAATGTTGTATGCACTGAGGCAAAGGATATCTTTCCACCGATG TTTACTGGTAAGGACCACAAGAGGCTTGAACAGAGCCATTTTGGTCAGGATGATCATGtacttgatctttctttttttgaGATTTGTGCTCCAGAATCCTCCAAAAGTAAGGAATCTGGGAATGTGTGGTCTTCAATCCCTGTTCTGGAACCAAAGCTACTTGCTCATCAAAGAAAAGCCTTCGAatttatatggaaaaacttggcAGGATCATTACAGCTTGAAGAAATGGATGATTCAACGAGTAGAGGTGGTTGTGTGGTTGCACATACTCCAGGAGCGGGTAAAACTCTGTTGCTGATTTCATTTCTTGTCAGTTACTTGAAAGTTCACCCAAGAAGCCGACCATTGGTCCTTACTCCAAAAGCCGCAATCCATACATGGAGGAGAGAGTTTCAGAAATGGGGCATTTTGCTTCCGTTACATGTGCTTCACCACTCTAACAGGACAAGCAAACTGATGAGGGGTCTTAGTTCGAAACTGCAGGTGGTTTTAAAGAATTTTCACCAACCAACATGGAAAACAATGCGCATCATGGATTGTCTAGACAAATTATGCAAGTGGCATGAGGAACCAAGCATTCTTCTCATGACATATTCTTCTTTCTTATCGCTTACGAAAGAAGACTCAAAGTTGCATCATCAGGAGTTCATAACGAAAGTTTTGATGAACAACCCTGGGCTATTGATTCTTGATGAAGGGCACAACCCAAGAAGCAACAAATCAAAGTTGAGAAAGTTGCTGATGAAGGTGAAGACTGAATTCAGAATACTCTTGTCTGGTACAGTCTTTCAGAACAACTTTGAAGAGTATTTCAACACCTTATCTTTGGCCAGACCTCGTTTTGTCAACGATGTTATGACCACGCTAGTTCCAGAATCAGAAAAGAAAACACGGAGCAGAACTGGCAAACATCAAGAAGCACTGGCAAGGCGTATTTTTGTGGAAAGAGTGGGGCAGAAGATCGAGTCTAGCAGCAAACATGACAGAATGGATGGCATCTCCTTGTTAAATGATCTTACTCATGGATTCATCGATTCATTTGAAGGGACAAAACTGAACATTCTTCCAGGTATACATGTGTATACCCTTTTCATGAAACCCACTGACGTCCAGGAAGAGGTCCTGGCGAAACTGTCAATGCCCTTGGCAGACAATGCGCGTTACCTTCTCGAGATTGAGTTGCTCATCACAATTGCTTCTATCCATCCTTGGCTTATAAACACAACCAGGTGTGCTAGCACTTACTTCACACCAGCAGAAGTAGCTAGAGTTGGGAAGTACAAGCGGAACTTTGCTGTTGGTTGCAAGGCAAAGTTTGTGATTGATCTTTTGCACAAGTCCTCATTCAGAGGGGAGAGGGTCCTGATATTTTGCCACAACGTGGCCCCAATAACCTTTCTTGTCAAGCTGATAGAGATAGTCTTTGGATGGCGTCTTGGGCAGGAAGTCCTGGTGCTGCAAGGAGATCAAGAACTGCCTGTGCGGTCAGATGTCATGGATAAATTCAACAGTGACAGAGAAGGGAAGAGGAAGGTGCTGATTGCTTCAACAACAGCCTGTGCCGAGGGTATCAGTTTGACCGGTGCATCGAGATTGGTGATGCTGGATTCGGAGTGGAACCATTCGAAGACCAGGCAGGCAATCGCAAGGGCATTCCGACCTGGCCAGGAGAGAATGGTGTTTGTCTACCTTCTTGTGGCGTCTGGGACATGGGAGGAAGATAAATACAACAGTAACAGGAGGAAAGCTTGGATCGCGAAAATGGTCTTCTTTGGGCGTTATTTCGatgacccaatgcaaaaccgtgTGACTGAAATCGATGATGAGGTTCTGAAGGAGCTTGCTGATGAAGATGAGACCAATACTTTCCATATGATAGTGAAGCAGGACTGA
- the LOC8077522 gene encoding uncharacterized protein LOC8077522 — protein sequence MDPSSPPRRCSLLRRLLLLAVAALALRLLYGAFLAVSTGPAGWPLYRPAATTATTSTRTHVVQADVPSPEAWRTRRWRRAVEYHAALLAPHLAAAALSPASRAVCLGGAQEALAMRELGVAKAVAVARKRAPPLVVAGDDRRLPFDASSVDFVFAGRALDAAKRPADLAAEAARILKPEGHLVVLTSSAADAYSLRSIQALLPSLRLLRSREIDAQDVGSSTLRELVFQKNPPHPTGMGTGTSSVNNCSVGDHRLQLLAHAEPLIQEEPLKPWLTLKRNIKNIKYLPALADISFKRRYVYVDVGARSYGSSIGSWFRKQYPKQNHTFQVFAIEADPAFHSEYAAKKGVTLLPYAAWVKNETLRFEINGDPGKEDEAKANGRGMGRIRPATGKKMSGEVRSVPAFDFAEWLKQTVTEQDYVVMKMDVEGTEFDLIPRLFDTGAICLVDELFLECHYNRWQKCCPGERSPKYENTYEECLDLFSSLRESGVLVHQWW from the coding sequence ATGGACCCCTCCTCCCCGCCGCGGCGGTGCTCCCTCCTCCGCCGCCTGCTactcctcgccgtcgccgccctcGCGCTCCGCCTCCTCTACGGCGCCTTCCTCGCCGTATCCACCGGACCCGCCGGCTGGCCGCTCTACCGGCCCGCCGCCACAACCGCCACAACCTCCACGAGGACCCACGTCGTCCAGGCCGACGTCCCGTCGCCGGAGGCCTGGCGCACCCGCCGCTGGCGCAGGGCCGTCGAATACCACGCCGCCCTCCTCGCGCCgcacctcgccgccgccgccctctcGCCGGCATCCCGCGCCGTCTGCCTCGGCGGCGCGCAGGAGGCGCTCGCGATGCGAGAGCTCGGCGTCGCCaaagccgtcgccgtcgccaggAAGCGCGCGCCCCCGCTCGTCGTCGCGGGGGACGACCGGAGACTGCCGTTCGACGCGTCGTCCGTCGACTTCGTCTTCGCGGGACGCGCCCTCGACGCCGCCAAGCGCCCTGCCGACCTCGCCGCCGAGGCCGCGCGGATCCTCAAGCCCGAGGGCCATCTCGTCGTGCTCACGTCCAGCGCCGCCGACGCCTACAGCCTCCGCTCGATCCAGGCGCTCCTCCCGTCGCTCCGCCTCCTCCGATCTCGCGAGATCGACGCCCAGGACGTCGGCTCCTCCACACTCCGGGAGCTTGTCTTCCAGAAGAATCCTCCTCATCCCACGGGCATGGGCACGGGGACTTCATCAGTGAACAACTGCTCGGTTGGGGATCACAGGCTCCAGCTCCTCGCGCACGCCGAGCCACTGATCCAGGAAGAGCCACTCAAACCGTGGCTCACGCTCAAGAGAAACATCAAGAACATCAAGTACCTCCCGGCCCTGGCCGATATCAGCTTCAAGCGCCGGTACGTGTATGTCGACGTTGGCGCGCGCAGCTACGGCTCCAGTATCGGCAGCTGGTTCCGCAAGCAGTACCCTAAGCAGAACCACACCTTCCAGGTGTTCGCCATTGAAGCTGACCCGGCGTTCCACTCTGAATACGCGGCGAAGAAGGGTGTCACGTTGCTTCCTTATGCAGCCTGGGTCAAGAATGAGACACTCAGATTCGAGATCAATGGTGATCCTGGAAAGGAGGACGAGGCCAAGGCCAATGGCCGTGGCATGGGGCGCATCCGCCCCGCCACCGGGAAGAAGATGTCCGGCGAGGTCAGGAGTGTCCCTGCGTTTGACTTTGCTGAGTGGTTGAAGCAGACCGTGACGGAGCAGGACTATGTGGTGATGAAGATGGACGTGGAGGGGACCGAGTTTGATTTGATCCCAAGGCTGTTTGACACTGGCGCAATCTGCTTGGTCGACGAGCTTTTCCTGGAGTGCCATTACAATCGGTGGCAGAAGTGCTGCCCTGGCGAGCGGTCGCCCAAGTATGAGAACACCTACGAGGAGTGCTTGGACCTTTTCAGCTCGCTGCGGGAGAGCGGCGTTCTTGTGCATCAGTGGTGGTAA